One Alligator mississippiensis isolate rAllMis1 chromosome 1, rAllMis1, whole genome shotgun sequence genomic window carries:
- the LOC109282661 gene encoding golgin subfamily A member 6-like protein 6, whose amino-acid sequence MRINFELTMLKYQQLENEKQRQHEEKMEQMCQQAPLKPAGSQEVEHPGNKLDPITEIELKKMRMEFELSKLRYIYEENERQRQHEQKMLKEKEKQWQHEENMEETHWQKLPRRGSQKNPSGKTEATAEMELGNMKIELQLTMLIYLKDMNEKQMQCEKRKKKEKKSLEQAEEEKQKDTKEEKQEEIMKEQVPCTVVSSEEPEWLNNRFDLAVESELERRRMEFELTRLEYEHKENEKQRQHEEKMEQMHQQAALSELA is encoded by the exons ATGCGAATTAACTTTGAGTTGACTATGCTGAAATACCAACAGTTAGAGAATGAAAAGCAGCGGCAACATGAGGAAAAGATGGAGCAGATGTGTCAGCAGGCACCACTGAAACCAGCAGGTTCACAGGAGGTGGAGCACCCTGGTAACAAATTAGATCCAATAACTGAAATTGAACTGAAGAAGATGCGTATGGAGTTTGAACTGAGCAAGCTGAGATATATCTATGAGGAGAATGAAAGACAGAGGCAGCATGAGCAGAAAATGCTCAAGGAGAAGGAAAAGCAATGGCAACATGAAGAGAACATGGAGGAGACGCATTGGCAGAAACTACCCAGAAGGGGAAGCCAAAAGAATCCCAGTGGCAAAACTGAAGCCACTGCTGAAATGGAGCTGGGGAATATGAAGATAGAACTTCAGCTGACCATGCTGATATACCTGAAGGACATGAATGAAAAGCAGATGCAGTGtgagaagaggaaaaagaaggaaaagaaatctcTGGAACAGGCAGAGGAGGAAAAGCAGAAGGACACAAAGGAAGAGAAACAAGAGGAGATTATGAAAGAGCAGGTGCCATGTACAGTAGTAAGTTCAGAAGAACCAGAATGGTTAAACAACAGGTTTGATTTAGCAGTTGAATCAGAGCTGGAGAGGAGACGGATGGAGTTTGAACTCACCCGGCTCGAGTATGAACATAAGGAGAATGAGAAACAAAGGCAGCACGAGGAGAAGATGGAGCAGATGCATCAGCAGGCAGCACTCAGCGAG CTTGCATGA